A genome region from Triticum aestivum cultivar Chinese Spring chromosome 2B, IWGSC CS RefSeq v2.1, whole genome shotgun sequence includes the following:
- the LOC123039638 gene encoding eukaryotic initiation factor 4A-III homolog B yields MQKDAHSSWLEIKAETSYFSNCVLLLNHMQVVLISATLPHDILEITSKFMTDPVRILVKRDELTLEGIKQFFVAVEKEEWKFDTLCDLYDTLTITQAVIFCNTKRKVDWLTERMRTNNFTVSAMHGDMPQKERDAIMSEFRSGTTRVLITTDVWARGLDVQQVSLVINYDLPNNRELYIHRIGRSGRFGRKGVAINFVRKDDIRILRDIEQYYSTQIDEMPMNVADLI; encoded by the exons ATGCAAAAAGACGCGCACT CCTCATGGCTAGAAATAAAGGCAGAGACCTCATACTTTTCTAATTGTGTATTATTATTGAACCATATGCAGGTTGTCTTGATCTCTGCAACTCTGCCCCATGACATCTTGGAGATAACTAGCAAGTTCATGACTGATCCAGTCAGGATCCTTGTAAAGCGTGATGAGTTGACCCTAGAG GGCATCAAACAATTCTTTGTTGCTGTTGAGAAGGAGGAATGGAAGTTTGATACTCTGTGCGATCTTTATGATACACTGACCATCACTCAGGCTGTCATTTTCTGCAATACTAAGAGAAAG GTGGATTGGCTTACTGAAAGGATGCGCACCAACAACTTTACCGTATCAGCTATGCATGGTGACATGCCTCAGAAGGAAAGGGATGCAATCATGAGTGAGTTCAGGAGTGGCACGACCCGTGTTCTGATCACAACAGATGTTTGGGCTCGAGGGCTGGATGTTCAGCAG GTCTCTCTTGTCATTAATTATGATCTCCCGAATAACCGTGAGCTTTACATCCATCGCATCGGCCGCTCTGGGCGTTTTGGGCGCAAG GGTGTGGCGATCAACTTTGTGCGCAAGGATGACATCCGTATCCTGAGGGACATTGAGCAGTACTACAGCACGCAGATCGACGAGATGCCGATGAACGTCGCCGATCTGATCTGA
- the LOC123047364 gene encoding L-type lectin-domain containing receptor kinase IV.2: MHIDRPNQKRRKTEEKRSLQEENRGKGTTMKVRLPRRRRELKLAVSLPLPGLLRCILVLVIAVRPCTAASFSDCWPSDHSDSDVKDGDVCIFQLDLPIIDAGVIDGALHLTTDDVYQPPVDYPPDPKRRAGCAILPVEAILWQPASAPSDTNFKWQWPWRYDEPKLEASFNATFTMSANTSRHGDGGLMFGILPPVLDGFHRATYTSLASSGTTFPDGRRVAIEVSQAEYYYSQGTTSMYVSIEPEPNATSMAIYTVWIDYSAAAHNLSVYVAEGGKPKPGEPTLHTPLNVTDVVRSPAGCSGYFGLFASKSRFLPTCQAVVYSWNITMEKLPEPIPEPSPDRAYSRAFPDHGRELRREFFAILLTVVLPIAVVTAIVFVAACYFSSRYRALRMRLKLSEALRQLPGVPREFKHATVRKATHNFHEMMKLGRGGFGAVYKGTLRSGKRGEGRLDVAVKKFTRKDDCGYEDFLAEVDIIHRLRHKNIVPLLGWSYENGELLLIYEYMPNGSVDKHLFHERQQHRGHQQPVLPWERRYDIVKDVAAGLHYVHHEYERTVLHRDIKASNIMLDSAFRGRLGDFGLARVVGFDKNSFTDVGVAGTWGFIAPEYPVSHKATRQTDVYAFGVLVLEVVTGRRSLGKADDEFPLLVDWAWWLHQEGRLLEAVDAELRGSEAGFDADDAARLLLLGLSCSNPNPSDRPTLANVLQVVAKTAPLPDVPLVKPAFVWPPEGALLDDDVDDGFAGTSCDDSRYWEEEETMPSFMSSETTKRRARNVDQHKDAGEIESYV; the protein is encoded by the exons ATGCATATAGACAGACCAAATCAGAAGAGAAGAAAGACAGAGGAGAAGAGGAGTTTACAAGAGGAAAACAGGGGAAAGGGAACGACGATGAAGGTCCGTCTTCCCCGGCGCCGGCGGGAGCTGAAGCTTGCAGTAAGTCTGCCGTTGCCAGGTCTGTTGCGCTGCATCCTTGTATTGGTCATAGCCGTGCGCCCCTGCACCGCAGCATCGTTTTCGGATTGTTGGCCCTCCGACCACTCTGACTCCGATGTGAAGGACGGCGACGTCTGCATCTTCCAGCTCGACCTGCCCATCATTGACGCAGGCGTCATAgacggcgccctccacctcaccacCGACGACGTCTACCAGCCGCCCGTTGATTACCCTCCTGACCCCAAGAGGCGGGCCGGATGTGCCATCCTCCCGGTGGAAGCCATTCTGTGGCAGCCGGCCAGCGCCCCATCCGACACCAACTTTAAGTGGCAATGGCCGTGGAGGTACGACGAGCCGAAGCTTGAGGCGTCCTTCAACGCCACATTCACCATGAGCGCCAACACATCACGCCACGGCGACGGCGGCCTTATGTTCGGGATACTGCCTCCCGTATTGGATGGCTTCCACAGAGCCACCTACACATCCTTGGCCAGCTCTGGGACCACGTTCCCCGACGGCCGCCGCGTCGCCATCGAGGTCAGTCAAGCAGAGTACTACTATTCTCAAGGTACCACCAGCATGTACGTTTCCATCGAGCCGGAGCCGAACGCGACGTCCATGGCGATCTACACCGTCTGGATCGATTACAGCGCCGCCGCTCACAACCTGTCGGTGTATGTGGCCGAGGGCGGCAAGCCCAAACCCGGGGAACCCACGCTCCACACGCCGCTCAACGTCACCGACGTCGTTAGGTCGCCGGCAGGCTGTTCCGGCTACTTCGGTTTGTTCGCCTCAAAGAGCAGGTTCTTGCCCACATGCCAGGCGGTGGTCTATAGCTGGAACATCACCATGGAGAAGCTCCCGGAACCCATCCCTGAACCCAGTCCCGACCGTGCATACAGCCGCGCCTTCCCCGACCATGGGCGTGAACTGCGGAGAGAATTCTTCGCCATACTGCTGACGGTGGTGCTTCCTATAGCCGTTGTCACGGCGATCGTTTTCGTGGCGGCCTGCTACTTCTCGTCGAGGTACAGGGCTCTCAGGATGAGGCTCAAGCTCTCGGAGGCGCTGAGACAGCTCCCCGGGGTGCCGAGGGAGTTCAAGCACGCCACCGTCAGGAAGGCGACCCACAACTTCCATGAGATGATGAAGTTGGGGAGAGGCGGCTTCGGCGCCGTGTACAAGGGAACGCTCCGGTCAGGGAAGCGCGGCGAAGGGCGCCTTGACGTAGCCGTGAAGAAGTTCACACGGAAAGACGACTGTGGCTACGAGGACTTCCTCGCCGAGGTCGACATCATCCACCGCCTCCGCCACAAGAACATTGTCCCTCTTCTTG GTTGGTCTTACGAGAATGGAGAGCTGCTACTGATCTACGAGTACATGCCCAATGGCAGCGTAGACAAGCACCTGTTCCACGAAAGGCAGCAGCACCGTGGCCACCAACAGCCAGTTCTGCCCTGGGAGAGACGCTACGACATTGTGAAGGACGTCGCCGCCGGTTTGCACTACGTCCACCACGAGTACGAGCGCACGGTGCTCCACCGCGACATCAAGGCCAGCAACATCATGCTCGACTCCGCCTTCCGCGGCCGCCTCGGCGACTTCGGCCTCGCGCGAGTCGTCGGCTTCGACAAGAACTCCTTCACCGACGTCGGCGTCGCGGGCACCTGGGGCTTCATCGCGCCGGAGTACCCCGTCAGCCACAAGGCCACCCGGCAGACCGACGTCTACGCGTTCGGGGTGCTGGTCCTCGAGGTCGTCACCGGCAGGAGGTCGCTCGGCAAAGCGGACGACGAGTTCCCGCTGCTCGTCGACTGGGCCTGGTGGCTCCATCAGGAGGGGAGGCTGCTCGAAGCGGTCGACGCCGAGCTCCGCGGGTCGGAGGCGGGGTTCGATGCCGACGATGCCGCCCGGCTGCTGCTCCTCGGTCTGTCCTGCAGCAACCCGAACCCATCGGACCGGCCGACCCTGGCCAACGTGTTGCAGGTTGTCGCCAAGACGGCACCGCTGCCGGACGTGCCGCTGGTGAAGCCCGCGTTTGTGTGGCCGCCGGAGGGGGCGTTACTGGACGACGACGTGGATGATGGTTTTGCGGGGACGAGCTGTGATGATTCTCGTTACTGGGAGGAGGAGGAGACCATGCCGAGCTTCATGTCGTCGGAGACCACCAAGCGCAGGGCTCGGAATGTTGATCAGCACAAGGACGCGGGGGAGATAGAGAGTTACGTGTAA
- the LOC123042695 gene encoding probable L-type lectin-domain containing receptor kinase S.7 — protein sequence MTQLFSGWSYENGELLLIYEYMPNGSVDKHLFHERQQHRGHQQPVLPWERRYDIVKDVAAGLHYVHHEYERTVLHRDIKASNIMLDSAFRGRLGDFGLARVVGFDKNSFTDVGVAGTWGFIAPEYPVSHKATRQTDVYAFGVLVLEVVTGRRSLGKADDEFPLLVDWAWWLHQEGRLLEAVDAELRASEAGFDADDAARLLLLGLSCSNPNPSDRPTLANVLQVVARTAPLPDVPLVKPAFVWPPEGALLDDDVDDGFAGTSRDDSRYWEEEETMPSFMSSDRDHQAQGSEC from the coding sequence ATGACACAACTATTTTCAGGTTGGTCTTACGAGAATGGAGAGCTGCTGCTGATCTACGAGTACATGCCCAATGGCAGCGTAGACAAGCACCTGTTCCACGAAAGGCAGCAGCACCGTGGCCACCAACAGCCAGTTCTGCCCTGGGAGAGACGCTACGACATTGTGAAGGACGTCGCCGCCGGTTTGCACTACGTCCACCACGAGTACGAGCGCACGGTGCTCCACCGCGACATCAAGGCCAGCAACATCATGCTCGACTCCGCCTTCCGCGGCCGCCTCGGCGACTTCGGCCTCGCGCGAGTCGTCGGCTTCGACAAGAACTCCTTCACCGACGTCGGCGTCGCGGGCACCTGGGGCTTCATCGCGCCGGAGTACCCCGTCAGCCACAAGGCCACCCGGCAGACCGACGTCTACGCGTTCGGGGTGCTGGTCCTCGAGGTCGTCACCGGCAGGAGGTCGCTCGGCAAAGCGGACGACGAGTTCCCGCTGCTCGTCGACTGGGCCTGGTGGCTCCATCAGGAGGGGAGGCTGCTCGAAGCGGTTGACGCCGAGCTCCGAGCTTCGGAGGCGGGGTTCGACGCCGACGATGCCGCCCGGCTGCTGCTCCTTGGTCTGTCCTGCAGCAACCCGAACCCATCGGACCGGCCGACCCTGGCCAACGTGCTGCAGGTTGTCGCCAGGACGGCACCGCTGCCGGACGTGCCGCTGGTGAAGCCCGCGTTCGTGTGGCCGCCGGAGGGGGCGTTACTGGACGACGACGTGGATGATGGTTTTGCGGGGACGAGCCGTGATGATTCTCGTTACTGGGAGGAGGAGGAGACCATGCCGAGCTTCATGTCGTCAGACAGAGATCACCAAGCGCAGGGCTCGGAATGTTGA
- the LOC123039640 gene encoding probable L-type lectin-domain containing receptor kinase S.7, with protein sequence MALPAIPDELLVEILLRLPTAADLIRASAVCVSFRRLVADRSFLRHRFKFAVPPHPPRWRQRRRLLLRLSPRPCAGLVHTGNKHLFHERQQHRGHQQPVLPWERRYDIVKDVAAGLHYVHHEYERTVLHRDIKASNIMLDSAFRGRLGDFGLARVVGFDKNSFTDVGFPLLVDWAWWLHQEGRLLEAVDAELRASEAGFDADDAARLLLLGLSCSNPNPSDRPTLANVLQVVAKTAPLPDVPLVKPAFVWPPEGALLDDDVDDGFAGTSRDDYRYWEEEETMPSFMSSEITKRRARNVDQHKDAGEIESYV encoded by the exons ATGGCCTTGCCGGCGATCCCCGATGAGCTCCTGGTGGAGATTCTCCTCCGCCTCCCCACCGCAGCCGATCTCATCCGCGCCTCCGCCGTCTGCGTCTCCTTCCGTCGGCTCGTCGCCGACCGCTCCTTCCTCCGGCACCGCTTCAAGTTCGCCGTCCCGCCTCACCCCCCGCGCTGGCGCCAGCGCCGCCGACTTCTCCTTCGCCTTTCTCCCCGCCCCTGCGCCGGACTGGTCCATACGGGAA ACAAGCACCTGTTCCACGAAAGGCAGCAGCACCGTGGCCACCAACAGCCAGTTCTGCCCTGGGAGAGACGCTACGACATTGTGAAGGACGTCGCCGCCGGTTTGCACTACGTCCACCACGAGTACGAGCGCACGGTGCTCCACCGCGACATCAAGGCCAGCAACATCATGCTCGACTCCGCCTTCCGCGGCCGCCTCGGCGACTTCGGCCTCGCGCGAGTCGTCGGCTTCGACAAGAACTCCTTCACCGACGTCGGC TTCCCGCTGCTCGTCGACTGGGCCTGGTGGCTCCATCAGGAGGGGAGGCTGCTCGAAGCGGTTGACGCCGAGCTCCGAGCTTCGGAGGCGGGGTTCGACGCCGACGATGCCGCCCGGCTGCTGCTCCTCGGTCTGTCATGCAGCAACCCGAACCCATCGGAC CGGCCGACCCTGGCCAACGTGCTGCAGGTTGTCGCCAAGACGGCACCGCTGCCGGACGTGCCGCTGGTGAAGCCCGCGTTTGTGTggccgccggagggggcattacTGGACGACGACGTGGATGATGGTTTTGCGGGGACGAGCCGTGATGATTATCGGTACTGGGAGGAGGAGGAGACCATGCCGAGCTTCATGTCGTCGGAGATCACCAAGCGCAGGGCTCGGAATGTTGATCAGCACAAGGACGCGGGGGAGATAGAGAGTTACGTGTAA
- the LOC123047366 gene encoding eukaryotic initiation factor 4A-III homolog B, with product MAAAAAAAAGSSRRGPMDDDKLSFETSAGVEVVGSFDAMGIREDLLRGIYGYGFEKPSAIQQRAVVPIIAGRDVIAQAQSGTGKTSMVSLSVCQLVDTNIHEVQALILSPTRELATQTERVMQAVGNYMSVSVHACVGGKSIGEDIRKLEAGVHVVSGTPGRVCDMIKRRTLRTRAIKLLVLDEADEMLTRGFKDQIYDVYRYLPPELQVVLISATLPHDILEITSKFMTDPVRILVKRDELTLEGIKQFFVAVEKEEWKFDTLCDLYDTLTITQAVIFCNTKRKVDWLTERMRTNNFTVSAMHGDMPQKERDAIMSEFRSGTTRVLITTDVWARGLDVQQVSLVINYDLPNNRELYIHRIGRSGRFGRKGVAINFVRKDDIRILRDIEQYYSTQIDEMPMNVADLI from the exons atggcggcggcggcggcggcggcggcggggtcctccAGGCGCGGGCCGATGGACGACGACAAGCTCAGCTTCGAGACCTCGGCGGGGGTGGAGGTCGTGGGGAGCTTCGACGCGATGGGCATCCGCGAGGACCTGCTCCGCGGCATCTACGGCTACGGCTTCGAGAAGCCCTCCGCCATCCAGCAGCGCGCCGTCGTCCCCATCATCGCCGGCCGCGACGTCATCGCCCAGGCCCAGTCCGGCACCGGCAAGACCTCCATGGTCTCCCTCTCCGTCTGCCAGCTCGTCGACACCAACATCCACGA GGTGCAAGCATTGATACTGTCACCAACTAGGGAACTTGCCACGCAAACAGAGAGGGTGATGCAAGCTGTTGGGAACTACATGAGTGTGTCTGTGCATGCCTGTGTCGGTGGCAAAAGTATCGGTGAGGATATTAGGAAGCTTGAGGCTGGAGTGCATGTTGTTTCGGGAACCCCAGGCAGGGTATGTGATATGATCAAGAGAAGGACCTTGCGCACAAGAGCCATCAAGCTGCTAGTCCTG GATGAAGCCGATGAGATGTTGACCAGAGGTTTTAAGGATCAGATCTATGATGTCTACAGATACCTCCCCCCAGAACTTCAG GTTGTCTTGATCTCTGCAACTCTGCCCCATGACATCTTGGAGATAACTAGCAAGTTCATGACTGATCCAGTCAGGATCCTTGTAAAGCGTGATGAGTTGACCCTAGAG GGCATCAAACAATTCTTTGTTGCTGTTGAGAAGGAGGAATGGAAGTTTGATACTCTGTGCGATCTTTATGATACACTGACCATCACTCAGGCTGTCATTTTCTGCAATACTAAGAGAAAG GTGGATTGGCTTACTGAAAGGATGCGCACCAACAACTTTACCGTATCAGCTATGCATGGTGACATGCCTCAGAAGGAAAGGGATGCAATCATGAGTGAGTTCAGGAGTGGCACGACCCGTGTTCTGATCACAACAGATGTTTGGGCTCGAGGGCTGGATGTTCAGCAG GTCTCTCTTGTCATTAATTATGATCTCCCGAATAACCGTGAGCTTTACATCCATCGCATCGGCCGCTCTGGGCGTTTTGGGCGCAAG GGTGTGGCGATCAACTTTGTGCGCAAGGATGACATCCGTATCCTGAGGGACATTGAGCAGTACTACAGCACGCAGATCGACGAGATGCCGATGAACGTCGCCGATCTGATCTGA